Proteins co-encoded in one Leptospira stimsonii genomic window:
- a CDS encoding MarR family transcriptional regulator, with translation MAKINNPKSDSTEREKHQWTFLSHHAHVLLCINSDPNVLLRELATKVGITERAVIGIIEDLEEADILVRTKEGRRNSYKINKKASLRHKLKSHKTVSDLLRILT, from the coding sequence ATGGCCAAAATCAACAACCCTAAAAGCGATTCCACGGAACGGGAAAAACATCAATGGACTTTTTTAAGCCATCACGCACACGTTCTTCTTTGTATAAATTCCGACCCGAATGTTCTTCTCAGAGAATTAGCGACAAAGGTAGGAATCACGGAACGAGCGGTGATCGGAATCATCGAAGATCTCGAAGAAGCAGATATTTTGGTCAGAACCAAGGAAGGAAGGAGAAACAGCTATAAGATAAATAAAAAAGCTTCCTTAAGACACAAGTTGAAATCCCATAAAACGGTCAGCGACCTCCTCAGAATTCTAACTTAG
- the ccrA gene encoding crotonyl-CoA carboxylase/reductase: MQPIEIVPIGTLPPLGVVPRKMYAQVIRPERYGDPIRAFQQEEVPVPEIGPDEVLVAVMAAGVNYNNVWAALGNPVDVIAARNRKGEPERFSIGGSDASGIVYKVGSEVRNVKVGDEVVLHCGRWEKNDPWVLSGKDPMFAPSQIIWGYETNWGSFAQFCKVQEHQCLPRPVHLSWEESAAYMLVAGTAYRMLHHWKPNDVKKDDVVLIWGGAGGLGAMAIQIVHAAGGIPIAVVSSEDKIEFCKNLGAAGVINRSDFNHWGPINSDINDPKKFSEWTDRAKDFGKAIWKIAGNGNNPKIVFEHPGEATLPTSAFVCATGGMIVICAGTTGYNATLDLRYLWMRQKRFQGSHFANDEDCKAVNDLVRERKIDPVLSKTFHFDQTGLAHQLMKENRHPPGNMSILVGASEMGMGRR, from the coding sequence ATGCAACCAATTGAAATCGTCCCGATCGGAACGCTGCCCCCATTAGGAGTCGTGCCGAGAAAAATGTACGCACAGGTAATTCGTCCCGAACGATATGGAGATCCGATTCGAGCGTTCCAGCAAGAAGAAGTGCCCGTTCCGGAAATAGGACCGGATGAGGTCTTGGTTGCCGTTATGGCCGCCGGCGTGAATTATAACAATGTTTGGGCGGCGCTCGGTAATCCGGTCGACGTAATTGCCGCGCGAAATCGAAAAGGCGAACCCGAAAGATTCAGCATTGGAGGTTCGGATGCGTCCGGAATCGTTTACAAAGTTGGTTCCGAAGTGAGAAACGTAAAAGTCGGAGATGAAGTTGTGCTTCACTGCGGGCGTTGGGAAAAAAATGATCCCTGGGTTCTTTCCGGAAAGGATCCGATGTTCGCACCCTCTCAAATCATTTGGGGATACGAGACGAATTGGGGTTCCTTCGCACAATTTTGTAAAGTCCAAGAGCACCAATGTCTTCCTCGTCCGGTTCATCTCAGTTGGGAAGAATCCGCGGCGTATATGTTGGTCGCTGGAACGGCCTACAGGATGCTTCATCATTGGAAACCGAATGATGTGAAAAAAGATGACGTGGTTCTCATTTGGGGAGGAGCAGGAGGTTTAGGCGCAATGGCGATTCAGATCGTTCATGCCGCCGGTGGGATCCCGATTGCGGTCGTTAGTTCCGAAGATAAAATTGAGTTTTGTAAAAACTTAGGAGCCGCGGGTGTGATCAATCGAAGCGACTTCAATCATTGGGGGCCGATCAATTCCGACATCAATGATCCGAAAAAATTCTCCGAATGGACGGATCGCGCGAAAGATTTCGGAAAAGCGATTTGGAAGATCGCCGGTAATGGGAACAATCCTAAAATCGTCTTCGAACATCCCGGCGAAGCAACGCTTCCTACTTCCGCATTCGTATGTGCGACCGGTGGAATGATCGTGATCTGTGCGGGTACGACAGGATACAATGCCACATTAGATCTTCGTTATCTTTGGATGAGGCAAAAAAGATTTCAAGGTTCTCATTTTGCAAACGATGAAGATTGTAAAGCTGTCAACGACCTCGTTCGCGAAAGAAAGATCGATCCAGTCTTATCCAAGACGTTTCATTTTGATCAGACCGGTCTGGCACACCAGTTGATGAAAGAGAATCGACATCCGCCCGGAAACATGTCCATTTTAGTTGGAGCGTCCGAAATGGGAATGGGAAGACGTTAG
- a CDS encoding Ig-like domain-containing protein yields the protein MEKFSFICKSRRILGIGILALSLFSCEDKKDAGKESPLIALVSSNASETQGSQPPPGETGIFPPSSPLLPGLSQTTPLHNAANIPVNANLTIVFSKVVMKDSVTTNTADNSCSGSVGLSADNFVTCVRMNSAPTSPFGANSNTFRLDPADHLAISSQYKIRVLDSIIDESGRRLTATVTTNFSTSASTDVAAPGILHSLPYDGDLLVGTNTSISVTFTEAMDASSLNVNSSNTTCSGSIQISNNNFINCIRLAQQPLFFNQMRSFSIKPALPLVNFNEYQIKITAGAKDVSGNSLDEQFLTFITQTNDSTAPQLAQLLPNNNQISVARNRVFQLDFTEKMNPTSFVLNPVNNSCSGTIQISADNFNTCVRLNSNVRHDENRLGLSHSFFLIDPLAPQTTYKIRLTNGIQDLSGNPFAGGTQAVGFTTGDDLDNTPPTILSITPTDGSVNQPSAGYNVEITFSEEMNPNDFTRNISNGSCTGNIQLSSDNFVNCVRLNALTIYTGNNRIRVNSGGGALLPNTTYKVRIKSSVRNASDIPIGADYTQITGFTTAP from the coding sequence ATGGAAAAATTTAGCTTTATTTGCAAATCAAGAAGAATACTGGGGATTGGCATTCTGGCACTTTCTCTTTTCTCCTGTGAAGATAAAAAAGATGCCGGTAAAGAATCCCCGTTGATTGCTTTGGTCAGCTCGAACGCCTCGGAAACTCAAGGTTCTCAACCCCCTCCTGGCGAAACCGGAATTTTTCCACCCTCTTCTCCTCTGCTCCCTGGGCTTTCGCAAACGACACCGCTTCATAACGCGGCCAATATTCCGGTTAACGCCAATTTGACGATTGTGTTCTCTAAAGTAGTAATGAAGGACTCCGTCACAACAAATACCGCAGACAATAGCTGTTCGGGTTCGGTTGGCCTTTCCGCGGACAATTTCGTAACTTGTGTTCGTATGAACTCGGCTCCGACGTCTCCCTTTGGAGCCAATAGTAATACCTTCCGTTTGGATCCGGCAGACCATTTAGCAATCTCCAGCCAATATAAGATCCGCGTACTCGATTCGATCATAGACGAAAGCGGAAGAAGACTTACGGCTACAGTAACTACGAACTTCAGCACCTCAGCAAGCACCGATGTCGCCGCGCCGGGGATCCTACATTCCCTTCCGTACGATGGGGACTTGTTGGTTGGAACGAATACTTCGATCTCCGTGACCTTCACGGAAGCCATGGATGCCTCGTCGCTTAACGTCAACAGCTCCAACACGACCTGTTCAGGAAGCATTCAAATTTCGAATAACAATTTCATTAACTGTATAAGATTAGCCCAACAACCGCTATTCTTCAATCAAATGCGATCCTTTTCTATTAAACCGGCGCTCCCCCTGGTTAACTTCAATGAATATCAGATTAAGATTACAGCTGGAGCCAAAGACGTATCCGGAAATTCGTTGGATGAGCAGTTTCTCACGTTTATAACTCAAACCAACGACTCTACCGCACCACAATTAGCGCAACTTCTTCCAAATAATAACCAGATTTCGGTCGCTAGAAATCGCGTCTTCCAACTTGATTTTACTGAAAAGATGAATCCAACATCGTTCGTTTTAAATCCAGTAAACAATTCCTGCTCCGGAACTATCCAAATTTCCGCAGATAACTTTAATACCTGTGTGAGGCTGAACTCGAACGTGCGTCACGACGAAAATAGGCTTGGACTATCACATTCCTTTTTTCTAATAGACCCACTCGCGCCGCAGACCACGTATAAGATCAGACTTACGAACGGGATTCAGGATTTATCGGGAAATCCTTTCGCCGGCGGAACGCAGGCTGTAGGATTCACGACCGGAGACGACCTCGACAACACTCCTCCTACAATTCTTTCGATCACGCCGACCGACGGGAGCGTCAATCAACCTTCAGCCGGATACAACGTCGAAATCACTTTCTCCGAAGAAATGAATCCGAATGATTTCACCAGAAACATTTCCAATGGTAGCTGTACCGGGAACATTCAGTTGTCTTCGGATAACTTTGTAAATTGCGTTCGCTTGAATGCGCTTACAATTTACACGGGAAACAACAGGATTCGAGTAAATTCAGGCGGTGGCGCGCTTTTACCAAATACAACTTACAAAGTGAGAATCAAAAGCTCGGTGAGAAACGCTTCCGATATACCTATCGGCGCAGATTACACTCAAATCACGGGATTCACAACGGCTCCTTAA
- a CDS encoding alkane 1-monooxygenase, giving the protein MERIESSYVDKKRYVWLLSLIFPSAPILGIWVVHATGWGIFYAMVLIIFYLILPILDMIFPEDPNNPPESIVPSLEEDPYYRILPRLTIPVHYASLIVCAWWVATHSLSWWEFLLLTLSLGFVNGLAINTGHELGHKKESLDRWLAKLVLASVGYGHFFIEHNKGHHRFVATPEDPATSRMGENIYKFALREIPGAFLRSWNLEKIRLERSGKSVWNWDNEILQPLAVTLVVYGALVVAFGKIMLIFLPIQAAFGWWQLTTANYIEHYGLLRQKNSEGRYEQCQPRHSWNSNHLISNLLLFHLQRHSDHHAHPTRHYQSLRHFEDSPQMPNGYGGMFGVALFTPLFRSLMDPRVVAWAGGDLSKIQIDDAHKKEIYKKYGKS; this is encoded by the coding sequence ATGGAAAGGATCGAGTCGTCTTACGTGGATAAAAAACGGTATGTTTGGTTGCTTTCACTTATTTTTCCTTCTGCTCCGATTTTGGGGATCTGGGTAGTGCACGCGACCGGTTGGGGAATTTTTTATGCGATGGTATTGATCATCTTCTATCTGATCCTTCCTATATTGGATATGATCTTTCCGGAAGATCCGAACAATCCGCCTGAATCGATCGTTCCTTCTTTAGAAGAAGATCCATATTATAGAATTCTTCCGCGCTTAACGATTCCTGTCCATTACGCTTCCTTAATTGTCTGCGCTTGGTGGGTAGCGACTCATTCCTTGAGTTGGTGGGAATTCTTATTGCTCACTCTTTCCCTCGGATTCGTAAACGGACTTGCGATCAATACCGGACACGAACTCGGCCACAAGAAGGAGTCCTTGGATCGATGGTTAGCCAAACTCGTGTTAGCTTCCGTAGGTTATGGACATTTTTTTATCGAGCACAACAAGGGACATCACCGTTTTGTCGCGACACCAGAAGATCCTGCTACCTCTAGAATGGGGGAAAATATTTATAAATTCGCGCTTCGAGAAATTCCCGGCGCTTTTTTGCGATCTTGGAATTTGGAAAAGATCCGATTGGAAAGGAGCGGTAAGAGCGTCTGGAATTGGGACAATGAAATTCTTCAACCTTTGGCGGTGACTCTCGTCGTTTATGGAGCGTTAGTCGTCGCTTTCGGTAAGATCATGTTGATTTTTCTTCCCATCCAAGCCGCGTTCGGATGGTGGCAACTTACCACCGCGAATTATATCGAGCACTACGGCCTTTTGCGTCAGAAAAATTCTGAAGGACGTTACGAACAGTGCCAGCCAAGACATTCCTGGAATAGCAATCATTTGATTTCGAATTTGCTTCTATTTCATCTTCAAAGACATTCGGATCATCACGCTCATCCAACGAGACATTACCAATCGTTAAGACACTTTGAAGATTCTCCTCAAATGCCGAACGGATACGGTGGTATGTTCGGTGTCGCCTTATTCACTCCGTTGTTTCGGAGTCTAATGGACCCGAGGGTTGTTGCTTGGGCAGGTGGAGACTTGAGCAAAATTCAAATCGACGATGCGCATAAAAAGGAAATATATAAGAAATATGGCAAGTCATAA
- a CDS encoding rubredoxin: MSKYKCPGCGYIYDEREGNRKEGYPPNTLWSALPNDWICPDCAVREKSDFIEVSEKS, encoded by the coding sequence ATGTCAAAATACAAGTGCCCTGGTTGCGGTTATATTTACGATGAAAGGGAAGGAAATCGGAAAGAAGGTTATCCTCCGAACACGCTTTGGTCTGCTCTTCCGAACGATTGGATCTGTCCGGATTGCGCCGTCCGAGAGAAATCGGATTTTATCGAGGTCTCCGAAAAGAGTTGA